From one Candidatus Manganitrophus noduliformans genomic stretch:
- a CDS encoding DNA-binding protein — protein MKRIRIFLVAISVVTLFLAAESFARKGMSKGSGGWGPGTNYSKMYDPATVETIRGEVVGVEQITPMKGMSYGVHLTVKTDKETIPVHLGPGWFIENQDIDIGPQDQVEVKGSRITFDGKPALIAREVKKGEETLTLRNEEGFPVWSGARRR, from the coding sequence ATGAAAAGGATCAGAATATTTTTGGTTGCGATCTCCGTGGTCACCCTTTTCCTTGCCGCCGAGTCTTTTGCGAGGAAAGGGATGTCGAAAGGGAGCGGCGGCTGGGGGCCCGGCACAAATTACAGCAAGATGTATGACCCGGCCACCGTCGAAACGATCCGTGGAGAGGTGGTCGGCGTGGAGCAGATCACCCCGATGAAAGGGATGTCTTACGGCGTCCATTTGACGGTGAAAACGGACAAGGAAACGATCCCCGTCCACCTGGGACCGGGATGGTTTATCGAGAACCAGGACATCGATATCGGACCGCAGGATCAGGTGGAGGTCAAAGGATCGAGGATCACCTTTGACGGGAAACCGGCCCTCATCGCCCGGGAGGTGAAAAAGGGAGAGGAGACGCTGACGCTCCGAAACGAGGAGGGCTTTCCTGTTTGGAGCGGCGCGAGGCGCCGCTAA